The Pongo abelii isolate AG06213 chromosome 20, NHGRI_mPonAbe1-v2.0_pri, whole genome shotgun sequence genome window below encodes:
- the ZNF227 gene encoding zinc finger protein 227 isoform X5, whose product MEALQKFALKYLSNQELSCWEIWKQVASELTRCLQGKNSQLLQGDSIQVSENENNIVNPKGDSSIYTENQEFPFWRTQHSCRNTYLSESQIQSRGKQIDVKNNLHIHEDFMKKSPFHEHIKTDTEPKPCKGNEYGKIISDGSNQKLPLGEKPHPCGECGRGFSYSPRLPLHQNVHTGEKCLSQSSHLQTHQRIHPGEKLNRCHESGDCFNKSSFHSYQSNHTGEKSYRCDSCGKGFSSSTGLIIHYRTHTGEKPYKCEECGKCFSQSSNFQCHQRVHTEEKPYKCEECGKGFGWSVNLRVHQRVHRGEKPYKCEECGKGFTQAAHFHIHQRVHTGEKPYKCDVCGKGFSHNSPLICHRRVHTGEKPYKCEACGKGFTRNTDLHIHFRVHTGEKPYKCKECGKGFSQASNLQVHQNVHTGEKRFKCETCGKGFSQSSKLQTHKRVHTGEKPYRCDVCGKDFSYSSNLKLHQVIHTGEKPYKCEECGKGFSWRSNLHAHQRVHSGEKPYKCEQCDKSFSQAIDFRVHQRVHTGEKPYKCGVCGKGFSQSSGLQSHQRVHTGEKPYKCDVCGKGFRYSSQFIYHQRGHTGEKPYKCEECGKGFGRSLNLRHHQRVHTGEKPHICEECGKAFSLPSNLRVHLGVHTREKLFKCEECGKGFSQSARLEAHQRVHTGEKPYKCDICDKDFRHRSRLTYHQKVHTGKKL is encoded by the coding sequence ATGGAGGCACTCCAAAAATTTGCATTAAAATACCTTTCAAATCAAGAGCTGTCCTGCTGGGAAATCTGGAAACAGGTTGCAAGTGAATTAACCAGGTGTCTTCAGGGGAAGAATTCCCAGTTACTACAAGGTGACTCTATTCAGGTTTCTGAAAATGAGAACAATATAGTGAACCCTAAAGGAGATAGCTCTATTTATACTGAAAATCAAGAGTTTCCATTTTGGAGAACCCAGCATTCTTGCAGGAATACATATCTGAGTGAGTCACAGATTCAGAGTAGAGGTAAGCAAATTGATGTGAAAAATAACCTGCATATACATGAAGACTTCATGAAGAAATCACCGTTTCATGAGCATATTAAAACTGACACAGAACCAAAACCCTGCAAAGGTAATGAATATGGCAAAATCATTAGTGATGGCTCCAATCAGAAATTACCCTTAGGAGAGAAACCCCATCCATGTGGTGAGTGTGGAAGGGGCTTCAGTTACAGCCCAAGGCTTCCCCTTCATCAGAATGTTCACACAGGAGAAAAATGCCTCAGTCAAAGCTCACATCTGCAAACCCATCAGAGAATTCACCCAGGAGAGAAACTCAATAGATGTCATGAATCTGGTGATTGCTTCAATAAGAGCTCTTTTCATTCTTATCAATCTAATCATACAGGAGAGAAGTCTTATAGATGTGACAGTTGTGGCAAGGGATTCAGTAGCAGCACGGGTCTTATCATTCATTACAgaactcatactggagagaaaccctataaatgcGAGGAATGTGGTAAATGCTTTAGTCAAAGTTCAAATTTTCAGTGCCATCAGAGAGTCCACACTGAAGAAAAACCATACAAATGCGAAGAGTGTGGTAAGGGCTTCGGTTGGAGTGTTAATCTCCGTGTTCACCAGAGGGTCCACAGGGGtgagaaaccctataaatgtgaGGAATGTGGTAAGGGCTTCactcaggctgcacattttcacATCCATCAGAGagtccacactggagagaaaccctacaaatgtgatgtgtgtggtaAGGGCTTCAGCCACAATTCACCATTAATATGCCATCGGAGAGTCCACACCGGAGAGAAGCCATACAAGTGTGAGGCGTGTGGGAAAGGCTTTACCCGTAATACAGATCTGCATATTCATTTCAGAGTTCACAcgggagagaaaccctataaatgtaagGAGTGTGGTAAGGGCTTCAGTCAGGCTTCAAATCTTCAAGTCCATCAGAATGTCCATACTGGGGAGAAACGATTTAAATGTGAAACGTGTGGGAAAGGCTTCAGTCAATCCTCAAAGCTTCAAACCCATAAGCGagtccacactggagagaaaccatataGATGTGATGTGTGTGGTAAGGACTTCAGTTATAGTTCAAATCTTAAACTACACCAAgtaattcacactggagaaaaaccatACAAATGTGAGGAATGCGGGAAGGGCTTCAGCTGGAGATCAAATCTTCATGCACATCAGAGAGTTCACTCAGGAGAAAAACCCTATAAATGTGAGCAGTGTGATAAGAGCTTCAGTCAGGCCATAGATTTTCGGGTACATCAGCGAGtccatactggagagaagccaTACAAATGTGGTGTCTGTGGTAAGGGCTTCAGTCAGTCCTCTGGTCTTCAATCCCATCAGAGAGTCCACACGGGGGAAAAGCCATACAAATGTGATGTGTGTGGAAAGGGCTTTAGATACAGTTCGCAGTTTATATACCATCAGAGAGgccacactggagaaaaaccttacaaatgtgaagagtGTGGGAAAGGCTTTGGTAGGAGCTTGAATCTTCGCCATCATCAGAGGGTGCACACGGGAGAGAAACCCCATATATGTGAGGAGTGTGGTAAGGCCTTCAGTCTCCCCTCAAATCTTCGAGTCCATCTGGGTGTTCACACCAGGGAAAAACTCTTTAAATGTGAAGAGTGTGGTAAAGGCTTCAGTCAGAGTGCACGTCTTGAAGCCCATCAGAGAGtccacactggagaaaaaccatACAAATGTGACATATGTGATAAGGACTTCCGTCACCGTTCACGTCTTACATATCATCAGAAAGTCCATACTGGTAAAAAGCTTTAG